The genomic DNA GCGTTTCATCCATTCTGACAGAAAAGGGATGGCCCGGGActgaaaatctgaaattaaCATTCAGAAAAGTAGCTCGCCCGCTTTTTCTGGCTGTTTTCCAACCCGTTTGCAATCGTACCGGTCATTTCTTGATTCTAAATTTTCAATGCTATTGTGTGCTATCTCTTCATCTCCTTATAAATCCTTTTCAGGTACTCTGGAAGCCTGGATGTAGGTTTTGACACGGTAGTTTGTTAGCTTTGGCAGCTTTCAGCATATGTGCCCTATCTCTTGATCTCCTCGTCCAGAGATAATCAAATGGACGGTTTGCTTTGATTCTGAATTTTTCCATTTGCTGGTCAGTCAGTAATTGCAGCTATTCTCAAGTCTACAAAAGTCTAAGCAATTCCATGAGCCATTTTTCCGTCCTTTTTAGTGCACTGACTAATGAGCAATGTGGAACCCGTCCtgttcagaacttcagatcATGGAATTGTTATTTTGTACAAGTCAAGGCCTGATGGTATAGTTCAGTTCATATTATCTGGCTGGTGAGTCACCAGTCTGACGATTGACTATACTCCTCCCATATATGAGATGTAGAAACTGGGGTCTTGTGGCAACTGATATGAATCCTGGAGCAGATCAAACAGTTATCTACCGAGATCTGCACGCTGCGATAGCGTGTCATCAGGAGTTCAGGACTAGTCTGCTTGAACAGTTTGGGAAGGGAGTTGTAGTGGACAAACCTTGTTGGGAGATTTTCATCGATCGTACTGATTGTTGTTGGTCAACCAATTTGTGACAATATAAGGCGCCCACCAATGATTTGCAGCCAAGCATTATCGAAAAGGAAATGAATTGAGACGGAGAATTTATGGGAAAAGTACCTAAGCAAATAAAGGCAAGTAATGTGTCGTACAGTACTTCAATCCGACATGTCGGCCGATCATTTACGCTAATCATAGCTTCAATCTAACTCGAAAGAGACAGGATTAAAGAATGATGTTCCAATGAAAGGTGGGAACCTGTTAGGTTTTCACTTTCAGAAGCGATTTCAGTGGATGCATTTTTGCAGGCGCACCAATTGAGAATCCTTTGATAGATTCTTCGCCGTTTGGAAGCAAACTTAGTGCATGCAATCTTTCTGATGGAGACATTCAGAATCAGTCGACATAAGTTACAGTAGAATTTCTGTTATGGCCTGTGATAGTCCAGCGAAACTATTTCTTAGCAGAAATCTACAGCAAGTAGCAACATGCCGGTGCAGCGACCAGTAAGCCTAAAAATATGAGTTCCCAGAAATCCTACCTACCCTACAAATATGATCACATAAACCAAACTTCACTATTTCACTCCGAGTCACAGGATGTGATAAAATCATTTCTGAACTATCAGCTACACCTAATATGAATCCTCACACCTGTTAATAGTCCAGTCTGTCTGATCAGACTGATTCCCTGATAATTGAGCAACCAGTAAAGAATACTGCAAACATAGCAAGTTTTAAGAAGCGTGTATCGCCCAAAATCCATGGATCTCACAAGACATAATCTGTGAAAGCACTATCCCAGAATGTGAGAAGGGTGTTCGAATATAGCCATCTAGTATGTGTTTTATCTAAATTTGCTGTTCTAGAGCTACAGTATACAGAGAGATATTAGTAGTATTGTCATTCATGTACCAACATTCTATACATTTCCCCTAGGAACTACCAAGCAACTAGTCCTGGAGCTCATTCCATCCTATGAACAAGTGATTAGACCTCCAATGCCAATGCCACTGGAACTCTGGCCTTCCCATTCCACAGCTTCCACCACAGATTCGTAAAGCTTTGTCCATGAGCAACCATCACCTGTCCCAACAACATCCCAAAATGTCAAATTTGGGCTCGGCGGGCATGTGGCAACTACCATGTCAGCAATGCTGCCAACGTTTGCGACTGATCGTGGGAAGTCCAATGCCAAGTTATCGACTTTGTGTTCATAGATTTTCCCGTTCCTGTCAACCTTGTACCTCGACGTGCCACTGAAGCAGCCATATGATTCCCAGGGGACACGCGGGGTGCCCCACAGCTCCCACCGGACGACTATGGAGTTCTCTGTCAGTTGCCAAATGCGCGATACGTCAAGCCCAATTTCTCTGAATAGTAGGCGCCCATGGAATCTAAGTGCCCAGAAGATAGTCTTGTAATTGTCAATCCCTTGGAAAGTGTTCAGTGGGTCGGTAAATGTGATGTCTTCACTGCGATACATGTAAAAGAAATTTCAATCTCCATTTGTACATGAAtaagcatgcctacaaagaaTTAAGTTTGCAAGAGAAGCAATTTATGCAAGCCTAGCGTTCTTCTCAGACATAAGTAATATAAACCGGTTGTTCATCTATTGATTCAATCATCATAATTGCACATGATAAATTATAAGTTCTGAAAGGCTAATACATGACTGTAATCCTTCACTTCTACAATCGTGATGGCATCACTTAAAAATCGCTATCATTTTTTCATGATTGGCCATTATGTAAGCACAGAGTGACCAATACCCGCACAATTTCTACGTTTGACCTTAATTAGCTTGAAATACCGAGCTATAGCTAGCAGCAAATGAATTTCTCCATGATCAATAATCACCAAACTAGCAAATCCACTTCATACTACATGCATATTGATCGATTGTCAAAGGCCTAATCCAAAATTAACTGAAATAGCAACACGAAAGAAAGCATGCCTCTTTTTACTCACCGATAGATATCGTAGTTGGGTTCCCGGAAGAAGACGTCGGGCAGGTCCTCTCGCAGCGTTCGCACCGCCGTCCCAAGATTGAGGTAAAAATCTGACCTTTGCGGGTCCCCGCCGCCCTTGCCCCGGTTCTTGGTCGCCGTGGACTTGGCCGACGGGACGGCTGCTTGCTGTGAGGCGctgagcaggagcaggagactGAGGTGGCCCGGGGTCGCGGCCTGCGCCGCGCCGGAGCCTGAGCCGTGgatcttgccgccgccgccgtggcctggCAAGGCCAGCTGGGGCTTGAGGAGGGGACTCGGGGGCAGcttgcaggacggcgtggtgaGCTTGGGAAGGAGGAACGCCATGGCTTCCTGCTCCTCGCTCTTTCGATTTTTCTGGTCGCCTCTGCTTCGTCTACGAGCCTCGGTGTCCCATGGAGAAGCTTCCAAATCCAACGGGGGCTGCGTTCTTGGGAGCTTGCGTTCGTTTGTGCtgagaaggggagggggattTGAGTGGCTCTGAAAGCTGCAGCAAGCCTGTGGGAGGAAAGATTGCAATTGTTGTGAGTCACTGGTCCCACGTGGTGTAGTAGTCCGGTTTTtcgtcttttctttttctttcctgtttcaattcatcttttttttaagcCCGCATTTCCATCAGACACTCTCACGACACATTAAAAATCACCTAATGCAACATCAACGGTCACTGTTTAtaatatgaaaaataatgtgtaaaaatAACTACGTCGTTCGACCCTAGGATAGAAAATTTCCATTGCAACATGAACATTAgatttcatgcaacattcattatgaaataaaataatagttgcaacatcaatacttaactattgcaacatatgtcgGTACGTAGCATTACCTTTTTTAGCAAATATAAATATCGTATGATACTTTTTTTCCTAAATTAATAGTACCAATGCAAAATGCTAATATGCGAGTGTGGGTGAAGTACCGTCCAAGCACTTAGACACGTCACAACCGTTTAATAGTCCAGGGATTATTCTTCTTGTTTGTGCACTGTTTAGGCCATTCACAGTTAGTCCAATAATATGTGAACGCTATCAAAAAATCTTTAAAAGAATATAGTAAAATATTAAATTTTAGTAGTGTAACTTATGCATATAAAACTAAATGGAGCGAGTAGTATGTGTCTATTATCAATGTGCACATAACCATCCTAATCTCCCATTCAATGCCCAATGGCATTTAATGGGACACCACCATTAGAGAAGAACACAAGAAAACATGTTTGCCACTTAACTcttttcataaaaaaacatGCCCATTTTAACATGCTAATTAAACTTCACCTCTCCGGTTAAATAAAATTAATCTCATCAAGTATATAAGTTTCAAACTAAAAGGTTTAAATCCAGATGAGAAGATTACTAGGATCTCTTTGGATGCAAGATGAATCGAAGTGCCATGATATTTGTAGAATTTCACTGAACATGATATTTGGCATAGGTCCCAAACATACTCGTCAAAATGGCATATTGGAATTTTGAATATATTACTGGAGCGATTAAATTGCTCGGTACCCCTATGGAAACAAAAAATGGTGCTATGTTCTCTGCACAAATTAGGATCCGTCTACCTTAACACACGActacttaaaaaaaaacagaaatcaACCATACCATATGTTGGTCTACTAAACAGGAAAAATAAAGCACATTCATACAATCATACTTCTCGCTGGTATGCTTTTTCTTAAGGCATCATCTGAAAGCAATTCAAGTTCTCAACCCATCAGCAGAGAGAGAAAGCTTCACGTAATGGGGTTCTTCCTCTTTGTTCTCAGGTTCTGAACTGTCAAAGCAAAAGCGTTCCGGTGCAAGCACAGAAGAGGAGCAGCCAGCTGTGCTTATTTCCCACAGCGTTACATGATAAGAGCACACCAGCTTAACCGCTTATGGTAGTACCACGCAACAATCCTTCTTTTTTGTTTAACCCCGGCAGAAAGTTAGACTACACCATACTAAGTTTCTTCTGGACAGCGGACAGATCTTCTCTAGTTGCAATTCACTGTGAGGTGGTGTATTATTGTTGTGAATTGCAACGACTAGACTGCTTCATCTTTATATGCCCATCATGTGATCCAGGCCTGGCTGAGGAGCTCCTCCCATGCCTCCTCCGCCTGTCACATTATGAAGAAGCTGTTGTAGCCAACGCCTTGTAGCTGGGTCATCCTGTGTTCACAGTACGCCAATAGTTAGTATTTCTTGAGACATTTACTTTGCAAACCATCCACTAGGGTAGAGCGCTTTAATGAATTGGTGATAGCTGACGTAAGAGTCCGACTCACCCTAAGACAGTTATTGAATGTCCCATCTTTGAGCATGTCAGGAAGGCAGCTTTGCAATGCAGCACAGGCCCTGCATTAAGAGGGGAAGTTCAAAAACCCACAGCGTTTGGAGAAATGTGTAAAATAACTTCGCATAATACAATGATAGCACGAACCTGGGATTATCTGACAGCCTAAGGTAGCAACGAATGATGTGCTTCAGCAACCTTGTGGAGGGTTGATCAGCAAGTGAAACAACCATGTTAGCTAAGACACTGCCTACAGCAAAGAAACGCTCAGCAGTGGCGCAGATGTAGCGCAGTCCAACATCATCTAGGAGAATCTTTTGAACGATGAAGGTTGCCACCTGCAAATGCATACAGTAAAGCCTTTCAATctcaagcaagttggggtaggctagagatCGAACACATCAAGGGCCACCACCAACAAGGATATAAAAGTAAAACTTAGTGATCTATGTTTTAATACATGTAAAATTTTATAACTCACATATCATCAAATAAGAATAAACTACAAAAACTTAAATATTGATCTAAACCATTCAAACACAATAGAAAAAGAGAAATACATAGCCCACACCAAGGACCTGTTGCTAGACACTCGTCTAAGTTAGTGACAGAGTGATGGCAATAAACGTAGTTGAATATGAGTTTGCATGGTCCACGGGACATACTTCAGCCTTAAAATTTAGCATTAAATTCCACCACCAAAAGATGCTTAGGCTATGCTCAAATTCAAATATCCTTTGCAGGGGACTGTAACAGAACAGTAGGTTCAAGTGATAAAAGTTGGCCACTGAAAATTTAGCAGCATAGGTCATAGGACAGACTGAATGGCCAAACAGATTTTCAAGTTCCTTGTACAATTCACCTTTTAGGCTTATGAATTTTAATTCGGTTAGGCTTATCAGAGAGAACACTGGCACAGGACAAGAAGATTCTAGAGATAACTGATGGTAGTGAAGTAGTAGTGCTCCAGAAAAACTTCAGACACATACTTAAAAACCTATTACACCTTTGCCAGTGCTAAGCAGAAGAAACAAACGCTGATATTTGAACGAGAATTGAGTTGGCTTGCTACATACAGTTTTTGATAACTCACTGCCCATCTCCATGGTTCGCAAGCAGAGAGGAATTATTTCAGTTTGCAGCAAAAAGCTGATGACTTCAGTATCATCAACCTGCATTAccacaaaaaaagaagaagaaaattctCATTAACAGAATTAGTATTTTTTAGAGCAAGTAAGGACTATGTATTTGGACAAAATGAAGAGAACACCACAAAAGGTAGTAATATGTTGTTGCTATATGATAAATTGACAATACAAAACACCTCAATGCAACAAATAACAAAGCTGCCATTTGTCTTGTACTTGTGATTTGTCTCAGGTTAGTACTGAAGTTAAACTGAGTGCATTGTATTGTGCTAATTACATAGCAGCTTAAGAGAACTACATGAATCTTCACTGATGATCATATTGCAGAATTAGTAAAACAGATCTGTTTATCATATAGCATGCACCTATCTAGTGCTGGAGGCAGAGGCATTATAATGGATTCACTAGTTCAGGTAAACTTCCAAGCACAAATTACCTTGACAAGAGCACCAATGACACCCAAGCTAGTGAGCCTTAAGTACTCAAAAGGCCTTGTTTTGCTGGTAGTATTCAGAAACGGGTACAGGTACAGTGGAATATGAGCTGAAATGAACAAATTTGTTGTCAATAATAGTTACAACATACATATCAAAATATACGTATGTGTGAGTGAGACAATGAGGAAAGGAGACAGTGGCTAGGACTAATAATGCACCATCATCAGTTCATTCAAACTATGTTATGCAAGGGCATGACTTGTTACCATTTAAGAAAAGGATCCTCGTCTCAGGGTGCGATGCGACACACTGCAATGGTCAGACAAAGTCGAAAGAAGTAAAACAACAAAGGTATGCCATAATTCTATGTGCTCCCTCTACAGTAGCAGCAACCAGCAGCCAAAAAATTGAACTATAATCCCCTTAGCTGAAGAAGCTTACCTGCAGAAGTGCAAGAGCGTTGCAAACTCGGTTTGATGCACCGGGTGAAAGTGTTGGAGGTGAAAGTGAAGGGTAGATAGACACGATCTCCTATATATTTTTCCAGGTTACAAAGCATAACATGTTAGAAAGATTGGCTTAAACAGAATAAGTTGCACAATAACAGATTCATCACAGGGACACAACAAAAGGTGTAAAGTATCCTCAAACATAGCTTCCAGTCCTTTGTGATTACAAGCATCCAAATCCTATCAGGGCCAGCCGGCCAGGAACATACCTGGAGTAGCGCAGCAATTGTGCCAAACGAGTGCCACAGCAGCGGGGCAAGATCTTGAaatatctctcttttctggaaaAAGGGTACATTTAGATATTTAGTTTTGCCTTGCAAATGTCATTTCATGTTAGCCACTGAATGTACAAATCTACGATCATTCAATTTCAGATCATTTAAGAACCCATTCACTAGACAAGAAATGGACCCTAGCTCAACTAGTTAACACCGATAACATAAAGGTACTACATATCTGAAGCCACTTATTGGGGCATCCATTCATAGCTAGCAACCAAGCTATTAATTTTGCAATAGCAACACAAGTAAGAAAGTATGTACAAGCTAATAATAGCGAACCGATTCTACAACTAAATAAATGTGCCTCATAACAGAAATCTTGAACCATTGCTGGCCATGATACTGCTTATAAGCTGAGGCCTAGATCAAAATTCAAGACATCTAGCTAAAGCTGAAGCCTTTATATCAAGAAAAGCAATCAGAAAATAATCAAAACCAAAATAAAGTAGGCTATTCAATACGACAAAACTGCATAATGTAACTAGGGTGACAAAACTGCATAACGTCACAAGGGCCAAATAATGTCCTAAAAAATATCCCGGAGTCAGACAGCTGTACATGTGTTGGATAACAAGTGGAATCTGGCATGTCCAAAAATGTTTTGCCAAGTGGGACACCTGAACCTGAGCATGACTCCAGCCCTCACCAGTAACGGATTAACACTAAGTACAGCAGTTACTCAGACACCCGTGTCCTCAAAAACTTGGCTGATTAGGACAGCCGTACGAGTGTCAGATACTTAATGGTATTTGGCAATGTCAAAAAATGTTTTGCCAAGTCGGACACCTGCAGCTGAGTATGACTACACCTCACACCTGTAACAGAGTAACACTAAGGCCAGCAGTTACTTAGACAACCTTGGCTGATCTGGACAGCCATACGCGTGCCGGATACTGACTGGTATTTGGCAATGCCCAAAAATGTTTTGCCAAGTTGGACACCAATACCTGAATATGACTCTAGACCTCACTCATAATGGAGTAATACTAAGTGCGGCAGTTATTTGGACACTCATATCCTGAAACCTTGGCTGATTCGGACAGCCGAATACGTGTCAGATACTGAGTGATATTTGGCAATGTCCAAAAATGTTTTGCCAAGTCGGACACCTGCGTACAACTCCATCCTGCACCCGCGATGGAGTAACACTAACGGCGACAGTTACTCGAATACCCATGCCCTCGAAACTCTGCTGATTCAGACAGCCACATGCGTGTCAGATTCCAAGTGATATTTGGCAATGTCCAAAAAGATTTTGCCAAGTTGGATACCTACTATGCCTGAGCATGACTCTACCCTGCACAAGCATAATTCACAAGCACAAACCGAATTCCACAAAATTCCATAAAAAATCAACCAAAGATAACTCCCACACAAATCCAACTGATAACTTAGAGATCACTATGCACAAATCACTCCCCACTAGGGGAGCACTACAAGAGCTGCGGAGGGAACCTTGGAGAGCTCAAGCAGCGCGTTCTCGCGCAGTTCAGGGTCGCAGAGTTCCAGCACCAGCTGCTCCGCTGACGCCATCTTCTTATCCTTAGCCGCCTGGCCCAGGGCGgggccgccgctgctcccggccaccggggagggagacggcggtgAGGCCCCGGCGAACGAGGGGGGAATGGTGAGGGTAGCCTGCAGGTTCGCCATCTCACTTCAACTGCGAAGCAAACATCGATCACCACGAATTACTCACAAATCTCCAGCACAAAACGAATCAGGGGAAGCGAATCAATCGAATCGAACGCATGACTCACCAATCCGAGGAACCAATCGAATTTCAGATGGATCTTCACTCCGCCAGGCTCACCTCCCAGCCTCGGCGGCTCACCGGCGCGGAGGCTGAGGCTGCTTCAACCCGAAATGGACCCCCCAACCAGTCCCACCACGAGCGACGTGCGGCGCCACTCCAGAAACCCTCCGGTCAGGTCTCTACGGGCGCATCGAGCaggcgaaggaggaggaggtcaggAGGATGAGGCGACGAACGACGGCGAGCCGGCGATATGTAGGAGACGGACGGGAGGGGAACGGAGGGAGACGCCGAGCAGGCCGAGCAGATCTCCTGTGGCCTTTGGCTGCGCAACGGACGGCTGAGATTAGACGGTTGGTGGGATCGGACAGTGCAGCGAGCGCGCAGGGTCTGAACAGGTACCAGTGGTGGCGTCACTGCGAACGGACGGTATAGTAACTGAAAATTAGCGGGCCAGGCCGGAAGACATGGGCCGTGGAAATATCAGGCCGTCTGGGCCGTGCAAAATTTTGAGCTAAGGGCACGTAGCGCAAGAATGCAGGGGTGTTTCTGCAAATTCCGAGCGAACCCCGCTGCGCTATAAGACAGCTCCCTAGGGtttccgccgcgccgccacttCCTTCCGAGTCTCAGCTCCGCACCCccttgcgcgccgccgccgccgcatcgcaGCTCGACGCCCACCGCGCAGCCATGGCGGAACAGGTAACGCGCTCCTTCCCGCGCTTCTTCGCGTGTACCTCTGCTCTTCGTCGCTCGCCGTCACTCGCTCGGGCCAGTTCGATATGCGATGCGCATTCGCGTTGATAGGTTGAGTTGCTCTGATCTGGTCTTGTCCCGTGCGCTGGTGCCTGCGGCTGCTCGTGTGTTTGGTTTGTCGCGATCTATCGATTCGATCTTATTGATCGACCGCAAGCCTGCATTTTTGTGTGTGTGATTGCGCATCGGTGAAGTCTTTCACTAGTATTCTAGTGATGCAATCCTTAATCAGGTCTTGCTGTTCGCTGCGGATTTGTAGTTTAAAGCCCCACGAACTTGATGAGGCTTCGGGATTTGGGTTGGACTAGATGCGGTAGGTTTTGTACTGGCACTTGCAAATCTCACTTATCATTTTGTAATGTTGGGGCGCTGCTGGTTACTAGTAGTTAGAGAGACATGGTCATTCTGTTACTAGTAAACTGTAACCAAATTGAACTTGATAAGATGTTGTAACAAATTTTGATTACTGCAGTATCTTTGTATGCAGTTTTTTGAACTCCCAGTCCTACCTGTGCCATATGGATGGTCTAGTGTCAGTTTTACTCTTATTTCTTTGTGCACTACTTATAGTTTCTTTGTGCGCTACGATGTGATGCATTTATAACAGTGTTATCATGCACGCTTATTTTAGATCATAACAATTACTCTATTAGTTAGGGATTTTGCGATTTTTCATTTATTCCTTTGTATATGCAGTTTCAATAGTTTGCCGCTAGTTGTGTCATAGTTCTAATGTTTGCATCTACCCATTTTCCAGACTGAGAAGGCATTCCTCAAGCAGCCTAAGGTTTTCCTCAGGTGAGCGCCTATTGTCCCTTCCATGCTTTCTATTTTCCATGAGCTATATGCATTTCTTAACAGAAATTTTCTGCTTATTTGCAGCACAAAGAAATCTGGCAAGGGTAAGAAGCCTGGCAAGGGAGGTAACCGCTTCTGGAAGAGCATTGGCCTTGGTTTCAAGACCCCCAGGGAAGCAATTGAAGGTATACTTGATTCTTTCTTTTGTACGTCTATCTTCAGAGTCTTACTATTTTGAAGGTGGtcattgttgttcttttgttcctctatcttcaGAGTCTTAGTATT from Setaria italica strain Yugu1 chromosome VII, Setaria_italica_v2.0, whole genome shotgun sequence includes the following:
- the LOC101776971 gene encoding CCR4-NOT transcription complex subunit 9; this encodes MANLQATLTIPPSFAGASPPSPSPVAGSSGGPALGQAAKDKKMASAEQLVLELCDPELRENALLELSKKREIFQDLAPLLWHSFGTIAALLQEIVSIYPSLSPPTLSPGASNRVCNALALLQCVASHPETRILFLNAHIPLYLYPFLNTTSKTRPFEYLRLTSLGVIGALVKVDDTEVISFLLQTEIIPLCLRTMEMGSELSKTVATFIVQKILLDDVGLRYICATAERFFAVGSVLANMVVSLADQPSTRLLKHIIRCYLRLSDNPRACAALQSCLPDMLKDGTFNNCLRDDPATRRWLQQLLHNVTGGGGMGGAPQPGLDHMMGI
- the LOC101776147 gene encoding uncharacterized protein LOC101776147, which produces MAFLLPKLTTPSCKLPPSPLLKPQLALPGHGGGGKIHGSGSGAAQAATPGHLSLLLLLSASQQAAVPSAKSTATKNRGKGGGDPQRSDFYLNLGTAVRTLREDLPDVFFREPNYDIYREDITFTDPLNTFQGIDNYKTIFWALRFHGRLLFREIGLDVSRIWQLTENSIVVRWELWGTPRVPWESYGCFSGTSRYKVDRNGKIYEHKVDNLALDFPRSVANVGSIADMVVATCPPSPNLTFWDVVGTGDGCSWTKLYESVVEAVEWEGQSSSGIGIGGLITCS